Part of the Borreliella afzelii genome, TAAAAACCCAGCAGAGAAAATTCTCTCATCTATAATTTCTATAGTATTTAAATGGAGAATTCTTTATTAAGAAAGAGATTTTAGCATTAAAAAATCCTTTTATAGATATCTTTTCGGCATTAAATTGGGTAACAAGCTCAAACCCATTAGAAAAACAGTTCACAAAATAAAGTTTAGAGTTAATAAATATTTTAGATTGAGATTATACATAGCAAAAAAGCCCTATATGGGCAGTTCCGTTTATAACGAACAAATAGGATGGGAAACTAACTCCCCAACCTAATTGAATAATACCATAATATGTCTTATAAATCAATAAGTTTGTTTTTTATGTTTTTTATGTTTTTTATGTTTTTTATTTTTTTATGTTTTTCATATTCGATTATAAGCTCAGATAAAATCTCTTTCTTGTCTTTATAAATTTTTTCAATAATAAAATACAATCTTTTAGTATCTTGTTTACAAAAATTATATATTTCTTTATCTTTTACTAAAATTCTAATAGGAATGCTTTCATCAATATCTTTAGACTCACTGTATGTGTCTTTGTCTAAAAAATTTCTACCTTCTATATCTCTTAATATAGCTTTAAAGCCCACTTCCTTTATTTTATCAATAGATACTTTGCCTTCTAAAACTTTTTGATAAATTTTTAAATATCTATAGGCTTGACTTTTTGCAACTTCGAAAGATTTTATAAAATCATTAAACCTAGCAAAACCATCATATTTATATAATTCTTTTTGTTTAATTTCATATAATATTTTCATTCTTTGAATTTTATTATTAATATCATCTTTTAGGTTATATTTAAGCTGTTCTTTTAGATTATTATAATTTATTAATTCCTTGTCTTGATCGGCATTTAAATCTGCCTCTTCGTTATAATTTCCAAAACGATTACTAAATAATTCTTCTTTATCTTTTTTAGCTTTTATTTTCATTTCAGGCTCCCTGCTTTATATTCCCCCGGGGGAATATAAAAAAATGTTACAAACTTAAGATATTTTTTAATACATTTTTTGCTTCTTTATAATATTTACTCTTAAAATCTGGTTCTAAACGATTAATTATAAAAACTTTTATGCTATTATAATAATGAATTTTGCCTTTTATATAATTACTATATCG contains:
- a CDS encoding chromosome replication/partitioning protein; the encoded protein is MKIKAKKDKEELFSNRFGNYNEEADLNADQDKELINYNNLKEQLKYNLKDDINNKIQRMKILYEIKQKELYKYDGFARFNDFIKSFEVAKSQAYRYLKIYQKVLEGKVSIDKIKEVGFKAILRDIEGRNFLDKDTYSESKDIDESIPIRILVKDKEIYNFCKQDTKRLYFIIEKIYKDKKEILSELIIEYEKHKKIKNIKNIKNIKNKLIDL